Genomic segment of Myxococcus stipitatus:
GGCGCGCGCCCTTTCATCCTCATGCTGGCCCTGGCCGTCGGTTGCAATGGCAGCCGGGACCAGCTCCTCGCAGACCTTCAGAGTCCTCGTCCGGAGGTCCGCGCCCTGGCGGTGAAGAAGCTCGCCGGGCAGAACAATCCGGACGACCTGATCCTCTTCACGCGCGCGGCCAAGGACCTGTCATCCATCGTCCGCGCCGAGGCCGCTGTCGCCCTCGGCGAGAGCCAGGACCCTCGGGTGGTGGACCTCCTGGGCGAGCTGCTCGAGGACTCCGATGAGGAAGTCCAGGGCCGCGCCGCCATGGCGCTCTCCAAGGTCAAGAACGACAAGGCCAAGGCCTACCTCACGCTTCAGTACGGCCGCCGAGGCCGCACCACCCGTCAGGTCATCGTCCAGGCGCTGAAGAACGCCAACGTGCCCGGCGCCATGACGGAGGTCGTCGCCGCCGAGGCCAAGTCCCAGTGGGACCGAAACCTCCTGACGCTCTCCGAGGGCGAGCTTCCCGAGCGCGTCGGCGCCGCCGAGGAGCTCGGCAAGAGCGGACGCCCCGAGGCCGTCAACCGGCTGCTGCCGCTCGTGCGGGACAGCCAGGTCGTCCTCGCCGCCGCGGCGGTGCGAGGCCTGGGCGACGCGGGTGACAAGCGCGCCGTGGGCGCCATCGCGCTCCTGCTCGACGAGAGCTTCCCGGAGCTGCGCGAGTCCGCCATCACCGCGCTGATGAAGCTGCAGGACCCCGCCGTCGCACCGCGCCTCCAGGCCGTCGCGCTGGAGAAGAGCGCGGTGAGTCCGCAGGCCCTCGACGCCATCGTGTCCTTCCCCCGCACTCCGGAGACCGACGCTGCGCTGTGCGCCGTCGCGCTCGATGGCGCCCCGGCCGATGCGCTCGTGGCCGCCCAGGCCATGCGCTCGCGAGGCGGCTGCCCGGCGGACCCCATTGGCGAGCGGCTCTCCCGCGTCACCACCGCCGCCAACGGATTGCAGGCCGTCATTGGCCTGGGGCCCTCGGCACAGGCGCTGCTGCCCAAGGTGACGCCTTGGCTTCAGCAGAACGATGCCGCGCTCCGGCTCCTCGCGGTGGACGCCGTGGCGTCCGTGGGGGATGCATCGGTCATCCCGTTGCTGCAGAAGCTCCTCGAGCAGGAGTCCAAGGGACTCGAGGCGCTGCGCACCGACTGGGTCACCCAGAAGCTCCCCGAGGCGTATGGCGCGGAGTTCGACCCCGCTGTCTCATCGTCGGCCCTGCCCATCGGGGCGCCCAAGGACGAGCGGGCCGCGCGCCACGCGACGCTGTTCGACCGGGTCAAGGCGCTGAACGCGCAGCGCGCCCGTGACTCCGGCCGGCCCGTGATCAAGCCGCGCGTGCCCACGGAGCTGTTCGACGACGTGGAGCCCGCGCGCCTGGCCCCGCTGGCCACCGTGCTGCGCGCCCTGGCGATGTTGCGTGCGCCCGGGGCGTTGGAGCTGCTCAAGGGCTACAGCCAGGACTCCAGCCTCCCCCTGCGCACGGCGGCGCTCCTGGGGCTGACGCGCCTGGGCGCGGAGGGCGTGGCGGTGGCGCGAGAAGGGCTCCTCGAGCCCGAGCGCGACCTCCAGAAGGCGCTGGCGATCTCACTCGCGGACGGAGGGGAGGCGGGGGTCGCCGCGCTGGTGGAGCTGCTCCCGAAGATGGGGAGCGAGAAGCTCCTGGTGCTGGATGCGTTGACCCGGAGCACGGCGGTGCCCGCGTCGGCGTCTCCCGTGCTCCAGGCGGTGGTGAAGGACGGCGGGCCGGAGGCGGCGCTCGCGGCGATGCTGCTGGCGCGCATCCAGGCGAAGGACGCGGTGCCCACGCTCATCAAGGCCCTGGACGAGACGAACACCGTGGCTCGGCGTGATGTGCTGCTGGCGCTCGGCACCCTCGGGGATGCGCAGGCCGCCGACGTGGTGGCGCGAGACCTCTTCCACGACCTGCCGGAGATTCGCGCGGCGGCGGCCACGGCGCTCAAGCGCATGGGGGCGACGACGCAGACCGAGTCGCTCGACGCGCTCCGGAGCGACTACTACCGCACCGTGCGAGACGCGGCGGGCGCGGCGCTCGCGAAGGGGGGCACGGCTTCGGAGGGTGCCCGGTAATGGAGGCGCGCAAGCTCAAGGACAGCGCCGCCGAGGCCTTCTCCAAGGGCCGCTTCAGCAGGGCCGCGGAGCTGTACGAGGACTTCTGCAAGCTCGACCCGAAGGACCATCAGTCGCGCCTGCGCACGGGGGACGCGTGGGCCAAGGCCGGCGAGCGCGAGCGCGCCATCCTGGCCTACCAGTCCGCCGCCGAGGGCTTCGCGAAGGAAGGCTTCCTCCCGCGCGCCATCGCCGCGAGCAAGCTCATCCTCGAGCTGGACCCGAGCCATCAAGGCGTCCAGCAGATGCTGGCCAACCTCTACGCGCGGCGAGGGACGCCCGTGGGAGCCCGGGCACGCGGCCCGATGACGAGCGCGCTCGCCGCGCCGCCGCCTCCCGAGCGTCCCGCTTCCGCGCGACCCGAAGCAGGGGAGGGCCGTCCGCCCGAAGCCCTCGACGCCGGAACGGGCACGGTCGACCTCTCCGACGAACTCCCCGCCGAGCTGTCGCTCTCGGTGGAGACCGCCTCGAGCCCGGAGGCCGCGGGTGGCTCGGAAGAGCTGGTGGTCCACTCCGTGAGCGTGGGGCTCACGAACGCGGACGCCGAGGCTCGTGCCTCCCGCGCCGAGGACGGCATCGACATCCCCCTGGGGGAGGCCGCGGCCCCAGCGCCTTCGCTGCCGCCGGGACTGTCGCCGCGTGTCCCTCCGCCGAGCGCGACGGACGAGGTCCGCGCACCCGTCCCCCCGCTGCCCAAGGCGGCGAGCGGCAAGTGGAAGGCCCTGGCCTCACCCATCGCGGATGCCTCGGCCTCGCTTCGGACGCCCACGGTCATCGACCCGCCCTCGGCGCCTCCGGGACTGCGCCCGCGCCGGACGGAAGTCACTCCCGCATCGGGTGCGACGGCGGTGCCCTTCCGCGAGGTGTCTCGCGCCTTGGGGGCTTCGCTCCGCGCCGTGCCGCCCGTTCCATCCTCCTTCACGGAGCTGGAGCTGGAAGCGGACTCCTTGCTGCACGCGGTGGAGCTGGCGGCCCAGTCGGGGCGGGTTCAGCGCGCCCTGGCGTCCGACGGCGGAATCGAGGAAGAGGTCTTCAGCCTCACCGAGGAAGTCGTCTCGGACGTGCCCTCGCTGGACTCGCTCCCGACCATTCCGCTGTTCTCGGACCTGCCGCGCGACGCGTTCATCGAGCTCTTCGAGCGCTGCCCGCTGCGCCGCTTCCAGCTGGGCGAGCGCATCATCGAACAGGGCAGTCGTGGCGACGCCTTCTACGTCATCTGCGAAGGGAAGGTCCGCGTCTTCCGCTCGGACGACGCCCAGCGCGTCGAGCTCGCCGTGCTGGAGGGAGGCGCCTTCTTCGGTGAGATGGCGCTCCTGTCCGGTGCGCCCAGGACCGCCTCCGTCGAGGCCGGCGCCGACGACACGCAGCTGCTCGAGATCTCCGCACCGGTGCTCGCGTCGCTCTCGCGGAGCCACCCGCAGGTCGCCGCGGCGCTGAAGAAGTTCGTCCGTCAGCGCCTGCTCACCAACGTGATGAACACGTCCGCGCTCTTCCGGCCCTTCAACCGGAAGGACCGGCGGACGCTGGTGGAGCGCTTCCGCGCGCGGGACGTCGAGCGCGACGACGTCATCATCCGCGACGGAGACCCGACGGACGGCCTCTACGTCCTGCTCTCCGGAGAGGTGGAGGTGCACAAGGACGGGCACCTGCTCACGCGGCTGAAGGAGGGGGACCTGTTCGGTGAAATCTCCCTGCTCCAGAAGACGCCCGCGACGGCCACGGTGATGGCGTCGCGGCACACCACGCTGCTTCGGCTTCCGCGCGAGGACTTCGACGCGCTCATCTCCAGCCATCCGCAGATTCTCGTGCTGGTGTCGGAGCTGACGGATGAACGCCTTCGCCGCACCGAGGCGGTGCTGGGCGCGAGCTCCGCGTTGGACCCGGACTCGATGGACCTCGACGAGGACCTCATCCTCGTCTGAGGTCCCGGGTGCGCTCGCTCAGCGCACCTTCGCGAGGTAGTCGTCGCGGGTCACCAGCCCGCGCTTCTCCAGGAGCTCCAGCATCGCGCGCAGCGAGCGCGCCTGCTGCGCGACCATGCGCTCCAGGTCCGTCACCTGCTGCGTGAGGCCCTCCACGCGCTGGAGCAGCTCGCTCTCCCGGACGGGCGCGGGCGTCGTGCTGGCGGCGGCGGGACGCGCCGAGGGCGTGAGCTCCAGGGCACCCGACGGAGGCGCGAGCTCGAACGTCTCCTCCTCCATGCCGAAGGCGAGCGGCGTCGCCGTCGTGGAGGTGATTTCGCCGTGGTAGTGGCGGCGGATGGCGCGCTCGATGGAGGACGCCGCGGCCACGACGACCTGGATGCGCTGGCCCGTGTGGAAGGCCAGCTCCTGGAGGGACTCCACGTTGGTGGGGTCCGCCGTCGCGACGGTGAGCAGCTTGGTGGCGCTGTCCACGGTGGTGGGGAACACGGTGTAGCGCTCGGCGATGTCCACGCGCAGCGCCTGGAGCGCGGAGGACGAGGGCGCCAGGTCATCCAGCTCCACGGTGGGGATGGCGAGCTGCCTCGACAACGCGTGGACCATGGAGCTTTCGTCCACGAACCGCATCTGCACCAGCGTGAGGCCCAGCCGTCCGCCCCACTTGCGCTGCTCGGCCAGCGCCGAGCGCAGTTGCGTCTCCGTCAGGAGTCCGGCGTCCATGAGGATTTCCCCGAGCCGGCGCTTGCGGCCCGGAGATGACGGGGGAGGTGACACAGAGGAAGGATTCACGACGCGCAGCATAACAGCGACCGGGCAGGCTGGCCGCCGAGGTGACGGACAGAGGGCGGGAAGGGGCGGGCGGCCCCGCAATGGGGTAAACCTCCGTCCATGACGCGAAGTCTCCTCCCGTTTCTCACTCTGGTGCTGTGCGCCGGCTGTGCGTCGCAACGGCTGGCCGGCGCGGACCTGGACCGCGTGCGCCGCCCCGCCTTCATCTCTCGCATCGAGGACGGCGCGGGACCTCGCAGCTTCGTGTTCCGCGACGACTCCACCTACGGCGACAAGCTGAAGAAGCTGGAACCCGTGGAAGCAGATCGCCGACTCACGGTGAA
This window contains:
- a CDS encoding HEAT repeat domain-containing protein, encoding MRTGARPFILMLALAVGCNGSRDQLLADLQSPRPEVRALAVKKLAGQNNPDDLILFTRAAKDLSSIVRAEAAVALGESQDPRVVDLLGELLEDSDEEVQGRAAMALSKVKNDKAKAYLTLQYGRRGRTTRQVIVQALKNANVPGAMTEVVAAEAKSQWDRNLLTLSEGELPERVGAAEELGKSGRPEAVNRLLPLVRDSQVVLAAAAVRGLGDAGDKRAVGAIALLLDESFPELRESAITALMKLQDPAVAPRLQAVALEKSAVSPQALDAIVSFPRTPETDAALCAVALDGAPADALVAAQAMRSRGGCPADPIGERLSRVTTAANGLQAVIGLGPSAQALLPKVTPWLQQNDAALRLLAVDAVASVGDASVIPLLQKLLEQESKGLEALRTDWVTQKLPEAYGAEFDPAVSSSALPIGAPKDERAARHATLFDRVKALNAQRARDSGRPVIKPRVPTELFDDVEPARLAPLATVLRALAMLRAPGALELLKGYSQDSSLPLRTAALLGLTRLGAEGVAVAREGLLEPERDLQKALAISLADGGEAGVAALVELLPKMGSEKLLVLDALTRSTAVPASASPVLQAVVKDGGPEAALAAMLLARIQAKDAVPTLIKALDETNTVARRDVLLALGTLGDAQAADVVARDLFHDLPEIRAAAATALKRMGATTQTESLDALRSDYYRTVRDAAGAALAKGGTASEGAR
- a CDS encoding cyclic nucleotide-binding domain-containing protein, with translation MEARKLKDSAAEAFSKGRFSRAAELYEDFCKLDPKDHQSRLRTGDAWAKAGERERAILAYQSAAEGFAKEGFLPRAIAASKLILELDPSHQGVQQMLANLYARRGTPVGARARGPMTSALAAPPPPERPASARPEAGEGRPPEALDAGTGTVDLSDELPAELSLSVETASSPEAAGGSEELVVHSVSVGLTNADAEARASRAEDGIDIPLGEAAAPAPSLPPGLSPRVPPPSATDEVRAPVPPLPKAASGKWKALASPIADASASLRTPTVIDPPSAPPGLRPRRTEVTPASGATAVPFREVSRALGASLRAVPPVPSSFTELELEADSLLHAVELAAQSGRVQRALASDGGIEEEVFSLTEEVVSDVPSLDSLPTIPLFSDLPRDAFIELFERCPLRRFQLGERIIEQGSRGDAFYVICEGKVRVFRSDDAQRVELAVLEGGAFFGEMALLSGAPRTASVEAGADDTQLLEISAPVLASLSRSHPQVAAALKKFVRQRLLTNVMNTSALFRPFNRKDRRTLVERFRARDVERDDVIIRDGDPTDGLYVLLSGEVEVHKDGHLLTRLKEGDLFGEISLLQKTPATATVMASRHTTLLRLPREDFDALISSHPQILVLVSELTDERLRRTEAVLGASSALDPDSMDLDEDLILV